Proteins from a genomic interval of Candidatus Thermoplasmatota archaeon:
- a CDS encoding 1-acyl-sn-glycerol-3-phosphate acyltransferase, translating into MSRERGDVDPAVLEKALAPARAMHRYSRVEIEGIEHVPRGAAVVAANHTGWTGLDFSNLFVTLHDGLGRTVRTAVHPAFFRAPVVGTLASKLGFFEVSVQESTEILDEGGLVLFFPEAEEGNFKPIWRRYKLEPFKPGFARVALAAKVPIVPVVIVGGEEANPSLFRIERFKDTLGLSLPVPLNLFPFPVKWRIKFCEPIDVTKYLGQESSVDSDVAETLARDVERVMQRELLRQVEKRGNPFF; encoded by the coding sequence GTGAGCCGCGAACGGGGCGACGTCGACCCGGCCGTCCTCGAGAAGGCCCTCGCGCCCGCCCGCGCGATGCACCGGTACTCCCGGGTCGAGATCGAAGGCATCGAGCACGTGCCCCGCGGAGCCGCGGTCGTCGCGGCCAACCACACGGGATGGACGGGCCTCGATTTCAGCAACCTCTTCGTGACCCTCCACGACGGCCTCGGCCGCACCGTCCGCACCGCGGTCCATCCCGCCTTCTTCCGCGCCCCCGTCGTCGGAACGCTCGCCTCGAAGCTCGGCTTCTTCGAGGTCTCCGTCCAGGAGAGCACCGAGATCCTCGACGAGGGCGGGCTCGTCCTCTTCTTCCCGGAGGCCGAGGAGGGCAACTTCAAGCCCATCTGGCGCCGCTACAAGCTCGAGCCGTTCAAGCCGGGCTTTGCGCGCGTCGCCCTCGCGGCGAAGGTCCCCATCGTCCCCGTCGTCATCGTGGGCGGCGAGGAGGCGAACCCGAGCCTCTTCCGCATCGAGCGCTTCAAGGACACCCTCGGCCTCTCGCTTCCCGTCCCGCTCAACCTGTTCCCGTTCCCCGTGAAGTGGCGCATCAAGTTCTGCGAGCCCATCGACGTCACGAAATATCTCGGGCAGGAATCGAGCGTCGATTCCGACGTCGCCGAGACGCTCGCGCGCGACGTCGAGCGCGTGATGCAGCGCGAGCTGCTGCGCCAGGTCGAGAAGCGCGGAAACCCCTTCTTCTGA